CGCGCTCGGTGTGGACGAACGTGCGCACCCGGTCGTTCGTCATCGGCAGCAGCGTGGCGCGGAGCCCGTATGCCGCCGCCAGCGACGCCGTGACCCGCGACAGCCTCCACCCCGCGCGCAGCCGCGCCGTGCGCACGATGTGCGTCGCGAGGTCGCGATCGCCGAGCCGGAACCATGCGGGCTCGCCCAGCGTCTCCAGCGCGCCCAGACACGCGAACGTCTCACCACGCAGCCCCCAGCCGCGGACGGGATCGCCGCGGCCCGTCAGCGTGTAGAGGACCGTGTCGAGGTCGGGCGCGACATGGAGTCCGTGGAACTCCTCGTCGTCGCCGGTATTGCCGATGACCGTGAGGCCGGTCGGGTCAGTGCGTCGCTGGAGTCCCGCAAGGAACCGCGCGCCGCCCACGCCACCCGCCAGCACCGTGATCCGCGTCGCCGGCACCGTCCGCTCCGATCCGACCGTAGAGCGTGGTGCGCTGGACGGGCGTGCGGCCCATGGCGCGCACCAGCGCCTCGATCTCTTCCACCGACGTGTACTCGCCCGCGTCGGCGCCCGCTTCGCGCGAGATGCTCTCTTCCATGAGGGTGCCGCCGAAGTCGTTGCAGCCGGCGCGCAGCGTGTACTGCGACAGCCGGTGGCCGAGCTTCACCCACGAGGTCTGGAGGTTGTCGACGAGGCCGCGCAGCATGAGGCGGCTCATCGCGTAGATGCGCAGGTCGCGCAGGCCCTTCGGCACGGGCGTGACCTGGCCGTCGTGGTACATCGCCGTGTTCTCCCAGATGAAGCCGAGCGGGACGAACTCGGTGAAGCCGCCCGTCTCCTTCTGGATGGTGCGCAGGAGATCGACGTGGCGCGCGACGTGGCCCGCGGTCTCGACGTGGCCGTACATGACCGTGGACGTGGTCGGGACGCCGAGGCGGTGCGCGGTGGTGATGATCTCGATCCAGGTGCGCACGTCGACCTTCTTGTGCGACAGGATCTCGCGCACCTCGTCGTCGAGGATCTCGGCGGCGGTGCCGGGAATCGAGCCGAGCCCGGTGTCGCGCAGCATGGCGATGTAGTCGGCCGTGCTCATGCCCGTGCGCCGCGTGCCGTACATGATCTCCATGGGCGAGAACGCGTGCACGTGGAGAGTCGGGTGGCGCTCCTTGATCGCCTTCAGCACGTCCCGGTACGTGAACGGGTCCATGTCGGGGTTGATGCCCCCCTGCATGCAGACCTCGGTGGCCCCGCGCGCGACCGCCTCGTCGGTCTTGCCGAGGACGACGTCGATGCCGTGGGTATAGGCGTCCTCCTCCCAGCGCTGGCGCTTGAAGGCGCAGAAGCGGCAGTTCACGAAGCAGACGTTGGTGAAGTTGATGTTGCGGTTGACGACGTAGGTGACCTCGTCGCCGACGTCGGCGGCGCGGATGGTGTCCGCGGTACGCACCAGCGCCGTGAGGTCGTCGCCCTCCACCCCGAGCAGCGCCTCGCCGTCGGCGACGGAGAGCTCGCGGCGGGCGAGGGCGGCGTCGCAGATACGGCCGACGGCCGGGCTGGCGCGGGCGATGGCACGCTCGGCCGGCTCGTCGTTCAGGGCGACCGCTTCGATCGCGTCCCAGGGATCGAGCCAGCTCATGCGGAGACACCCTCCATGGCGCGCGACGCCGGCTTTCCGCCGCGCGCGACGTAGGGGCGCAGGGCGGGGTCGAGCCAGTCGTCGCCGCGCAGATACGCGGGGTAGATCGGCAGGCGCGGGACGAGGGCGAAGCCCTCGGCGGCGCAGGTCTCGGCGAGGCGGGCGACGTGCGGCCACGGCGCCTCGGGGTTCACGTAGTCGGGCGTCAGCGGGGAGATGCCGCCCCAGTCGTTGAGGCCTGCGCGCAGCAGCAGGCGATGGTCGTCCGGCGAGAGGTTCGGCGGTGCCTGCACGCTGACCTCGGCATCGAGCACCAGCCGCGCGACGGCGATCGTGCGCGCCAGGTCGAGCGCCGTCGGCTCGGGCGCGTCGGCGCGCGGGATGGTCGGCTTGGCGCGGAAGTTCTGCACGATGACTTCCTGGACGTGCCCGTGCGCTCGGTGCAGGTCGCGGATGGCGACCAGCGTGTCGACGCGCTCGGCCGGCGTCTCGCCGATGCCGATGAGGAGGCCGGTCGTGAACGGGATGCGCAGCTCGCCGGCTTCGCGCAGCATGCGCAGGCGGACCGACGGCTCCTTGTCGGGCGCCCACTGATGCACCTCCCCGCGCCCGCGCAGCCGCGGGGAGACGCTCTCGAGCATGAGGCCGAGGCTCACGTTCACCGGGCGCAGCATCGCCATCTCGTCGCGGGTCAGCACGCCGGCGTTCGTGTGCGGCAGCAGCCCCTCGCGGAGCGCGATCGCGCACGCCTCGCGGACGTAGGACGCGGTGCTCGCGTGGCCGAGCCCGTGCAGCGTCTCGCGGTAGCCGCGAAAGGCGACCTCCGGGCGGTCGCCGAGGCACATGAGCGCCTCGCTGCAGCCGAGGCGTGCGCCGCGCGCCGACCAGGCGGCGACGTCGTCGGGACGCATGGTCCAGGCGTCCGGATCGTCGGGGTCCTTGCGGAACGTGCAGTAGGTGCAGCGGTCGCGGCAGAGGTTCGTGACCGGCAGGAACACCTTCGGCGAGTAGGTGACCGTCGTACCCCAGGTCGCGGCGCGGCGCGTGCGGGCGGCGGCGAAGAGCGCAGCGTCGAGCGCGGCGCCGTTGGCGTCGGCGAGCAACGCCGCCGCGTGCTCGGGCGTG
The genomic region above belongs to bacterium and contains:
- the cofH gene encoding 5-amino-6-(D-ribitylamino)uracil--L-tyrosine 4-hydroxyphenyl transferase CofH; its protein translation is MSWLDPWDAIEAVALNDEPAERAIARASPAVGRICDAALARRELSVADGEALLGVEGDDLTALVRTADTIRAADVGDEVTYVVNRNINFTNVCFVNCRFCAFKRQRWEEDAYTHGIDVVLGKTDEAVARGATEVCMQGGINPDMDPFTYRDVLKAIKERHPTLHVHAFSPMEIMYGTRRTGMSTADYIAMLRDTGLGSIPGTAAEILDDEVREILSHKKVDVRTWIEIITTAHRLGVPTTSTVMYGHVETAGHVARHVDLLRTIQKETGGFTEFVPLGFIWENTAMYHDGQVTPVPKGLRDLRIYAMSRLMLRGLVDNLQTSWVKLGHRLSQYTLRAGCNDFGGTLMEESISREAGADAGEYTSVEEIEALVRAMGRTPVQRTTLYGRIGADGAGDADHGAGGWRGRRAVPCGTPATH
- the cofG gene encoding 7,8-didemethyl-8-hydroxy-5-deazariboflavin synthase CofG; its protein translation is MPPFVHGGDPAAPTSLRDALLGVLAGDALTPEHAAALLADANGAALDAALFAAARTRRAATWGTTVTYSPKVFLPVTNLCRDRCTYCTFRKDPDDPDAWTMRPDDVAAWSARGARLGCSEALMCLGDRPEVAFRGYRETLHGLGHASTASYVREACAIALREGLLPHTNAGVLTRDEMAMLRPVNVSLGLMLESVSPRLRGRGEVHQWAPDKEPSVRLRMLREAGELRIPFTTGLLIGIGETPAERVDTLVAIRDLHRAHGHVQEVIVQNFRAKPTIPRADAPEPTALDLARTIAVARLVLDAEVSVQAPPNLSPDDHRLLLRAGLNDWGGISPLTPDYVNPEAPWPHVARLAETCAAEGFALVPRLPIYPAYLRGDDWLDPALRPYVARGGKPASRAMEGVSA